From a region of the Paenibacillus sp. R14(2021) genome:
- a CDS encoding sugar ABC transporter permease, which translates to MEPSTLPMPKLKHHASTLWKRILLHRYLYLMLLPCIAFFIIFAYIPMGGLLLAFKEYKFNKGILGSPWVGLQYFKTFFNSYQSTELIKNTLIISGMKLFIYLPFPIILALMFNEIRSRWFKNVSQSILYLPHFLSWVVVVGLIQRILAPDTGLFNQVVADMGGDGSTFFMMEPKYFYQIMFGSHLWKSIGWDSIIYMAAISGINPDMYEAAKIDGAGKLREIWSITIPSIMPTIVILFILSLGNILSAGFDQIYLLRTPGNMQLSDILDTYIIRMGLQSGQYGYATAVGMMQGLIGLVLVVIANRISRRVSETSLW; encoded by the coding sequence ATGGAACCAAGCACCCTGCCTATGCCGAAGCTGAAACATCACGCAAGCACGTTATGGAAACGAATATTACTTCATCGCTATTTGTACCTCATGCTTCTCCCCTGCATCGCCTTCTTTATCATCTTCGCCTACATTCCGATGGGCGGCCTGCTGCTTGCCTTCAAGGAATACAAGTTCAACAAAGGGATTCTTGGCAGTCCTTGGGTCGGCCTCCAGTACTTTAAGACGTTCTTCAACTCCTACCAAAGCACCGAACTGATCAAGAACACCTTAATTATCAGCGGCATGAAATTGTTTATTTACCTGCCGTTTCCCATCATTTTGGCGCTGATGTTCAATGAGATCCGCTCCAGATGGTTCAAGAACGTCTCGCAAAGCATCCTGTACCTGCCTCATTTCCTATCCTGGGTCGTCGTCGTCGGTTTGATTCAGCGCATATTGGCGCCGGATACCGGTCTTTTCAATCAAGTCGTCGCGGACATGGGCGGAGACGGCAGTACGTTCTTCATGATGGAGCCCAAATACTTCTATCAAATCATGTTTGGCAGCCATCTGTGGAAATCGATCGGGTGGGACTCCATCATTTATATGGCAGCGATATCAGGGATCAACCCCGATATGTACGAGGCGGCCAAGATCGACGGCGCAGGCAAGCTGCGAGAAATTTGGAGCATTACGATTCCTTCCATCATGCCAACGATCGTCATTCTCTTCATTCTGTCGCTCGGCAACATATTGTCTGCCGGCTTCGATCAGATTTACCTGCTGCGAACACCCGGCAATATGCAGCTGTCTGATATTTTGGATACATACATCATCCGGATGGGCTTGCAGAGCGGTCAATATGGATACGCCACGGCCGTTGGCATGATGCAGGGCTTGATCGGTCTGGTGCTTGTCGTCATCGCGAACCGCATCTCGCGCCGCGTGTCAGAAACCTCGTTGTGGTAA
- a CDS encoding homogentisate 1,2-dioxygenase, protein MPFYHRMGTVPPKRHTQFRRPDGALYREQVMGTKGFSGIQSILYHHEAPAEITNARLLSPCDPEYETQGALRHRHFRTNGLPFQGDAVSGRQYLLGNDDVRIGVVRPSEAMAYYYRNGDGDELLFVHEGSGKVETMFGTLRYRPGDYIVLPIGTIYRVVPDAGPSKFLVVETNSWIAPPKRYRNEQGQLLEHSPYCERDIRVPERLEMFTEKGEFEIRLRKGGYLHAHVASHHPLDVVGWDGCLYPWILSIHDFEPITGRIHMPPPIHQTFEGNGFVVCSFCPRMYDYHPQAIPAPYFHSNVDSDEVLYYVKGHFGSRNGIEEGSVTLHPSGIPHGPHPGKAEASIGKKETTELAVMIDTFRPLRVARLAQHIEDERYAYSWAPRAEP, encoded by the coding sequence ATGCCGTTCTATCATCGGATGGGGACGGTTCCGCCGAAGCGGCATACGCAATTCCGCCGGCCGGACGGCGCGTTGTACCGCGAGCAAGTCATGGGGACGAAAGGGTTCTCGGGAATACAGTCGATTCTCTATCATCACGAGGCGCCGGCGGAAATCACGAATGCGCGGCTGTTATCCCCATGCGATCCCGAGTACGAAACGCAGGGCGCGCTGAGGCACCGCCATTTCCGTACGAACGGGCTGCCCTTCCAGGGAGACGCCGTCTCCGGCAGGCAGTATCTGCTCGGCAACGACGATGTGCGGATCGGCGTCGTCCGCCCCTCGGAAGCGATGGCGTACTATTACCGGAACGGGGACGGCGACGAATTGTTGTTCGTCCATGAAGGATCGGGCAAGGTGGAAACGATGTTCGGCACGCTGCGCTACCGGCCCGGCGACTATATCGTGCTGCCGATCGGCACGATTTATCGGGTGGTGCCGGATGCCGGGCCGTCGAAGTTTCTCGTCGTTGAAACGAACAGTTGGATCGCGCCGCCGAAGCGTTACCGCAACGAGCAGGGACAGCTGCTGGAGCACAGTCCGTATTGCGAACGGGATATCCGCGTCCCTGAGCGATTGGAAATGTTTACGGAGAAAGGCGAATTCGAGATTCGGCTCCGAAAAGGAGGCTATCTTCACGCCCACGTCGCTTCCCACCATCCGCTGGACGTGGTCGGCTGGGACGGCTGTCTGTATCCGTGGATCCTCAGCATTCACGATTTCGAACCGATCACGGGGCGCATCCATATGCCGCCGCCGATCCATCAGACCTTCGAAGGAAACGGGTTCGTCGTATGCTCGTTCTGCCCGCGGATGTACGACTATCATCCGCAGGCGATTCCCGCGCCGTATTTTCACAGCAATGTCGACAGCGACGAGGTGCTCTATTACGTGAAAGGCCATTTCGGCAGCCGCAATGGAATCGAAGAAGGATCCGTGACGCTGCATCCGTCGGGCATCCCGCACGGGCCGCATCCCGGCAAGGCCGAAGCGAGCATCGGCAAGAAAGAAACGACCGAGCTGGCCGTGATGATCGATACGTTCCGCCCCCTGCGGGTCGCCCGGCTAGCGCAGCATATCGAGGACGAACGGTACGCATACAGCTGGGCACCGCGGGCGGAACCCTGA
- a CDS encoding ABC transporter — protein sequence MNKLWVKLFAISLLVVVLISGCTSNNTGNDKGNANAGKEADGQKNTAASDTDTTKPATWIADRKIKGLVFMGTDDYTEDMNPEVKAKIKELTGVDFEIQIMKADHSIDGLVAGLASGDLPDFIAFYLNNSGRPEMPVVLKAAREGMFTDLAPLMKDTKVYSKYLQDGFLPLDTQFGVMFRPEFNGSAYFAHMNINREGGYTGGVPLIGGPFIRKDIAEALNVDPRTITTTDQLYDLAKKIKAGNFKDKNGKDVTPIGPGYWGGHEIGRLFQDLEWGADDQRIMQSKDGQILHEAETPYALKRVDFVKKLLSEKLLQPEFFTMDESRATEGALNGSWAIIADMHSMQDFEQDGHYLPLGPLNNVDSPYQMKVDFKSGYSAWAIPTTTENPEDIMKFADFLASRTGKLLWKYGLEGRDYTLDADGNPLVKQEVIDLKAKDPNEAKKLGFDGVGNSWGNILGSTDNDNTADFGEDQWGDKLNQGKSKGAKVIADYWNWADKRKNAEVIDAYTPTSFLGEFANGTELKAAFDNYNDSLVQAYYSKSEDDAKKILDNALKQLRAAGLDDYLKLVGQKNADPKTKVKF from the coding sequence ATGAACAAGCTTTGGGTCAAATTGTTCGCAATTTCACTTCTCGTGGTTGTACTGATTTCCGGCTGTACCAGCAATAATACGGGCAACGATAAGGGCAATGCGAATGCAGGGAAGGAAGCGGACGGACAAAAGAACACAGCCGCGTCAGATACAGATACGACTAAACCCGCGACATGGATCGCCGACCGCAAGATTAAAGGGCTTGTGTTCATGGGAACTGACGATTACACCGAGGATATGAACCCGGAGGTTAAAGCGAAGATCAAGGAATTAACGGGCGTAGACTTCGAGATTCAAATCATGAAAGCCGACCATTCCATCGACGGCTTGGTCGCTGGTCTGGCATCGGGCGACCTGCCCGACTTCATCGCCTTCTACTTGAACAATAGCGGCCGTCCCGAGATGCCGGTCGTGCTGAAAGCAGCACGCGAAGGCATGTTTACAGACTTGGCGCCGCTTATGAAGGACACCAAGGTATACAGCAAATATTTGCAGGACGGCTTCCTGCCGCTCGACACGCAGTTCGGCGTCATGTTCCGTCCGGAGTTTAACGGCTCGGCCTACTTCGCCCATATGAACATCAATCGCGAAGGCGGTTATACGGGCGGCGTGCCGCTCATCGGCGGTCCTTTCATCCGCAAGGATATCGCGGAAGCGCTGAACGTCGATCCGCGTACGATTACGACGACGGATCAGCTGTACGACCTCGCGAAGAAGATCAAAGCAGGCAACTTCAAAGACAAGAACGGCAAAGACGTTACGCCGATCGGCCCCGGCTATTGGGGCGGCCACGAAATCGGCAGACTGTTCCAGGACTTGGAGTGGGGCGCCGACGATCAGCGCATCATGCAGTCCAAGGACGGACAGATTCTGCACGAGGCCGAGACGCCTTATGCGCTGAAGCGGGTTGATTTCGTTAAGAAGCTGCTGAGCGAGAAGCTGCTGCAGCCGGAATTCTTCACGATGGACGAGAGCCGCGCGACAGAAGGCGCATTGAACGGCTCGTGGGCAATCATCGCCGACATGCACAGCATGCAGGACTTCGAGCAGGACGGCCACTATCTGCCGCTTGGTCCGCTTAATAACGTCGACAGCCCTTATCAGATGAAGGTTGATTTCAAATCCGGTTATTCCGCTTGGGCGATTCCAACCACGACGGAGAATCCGGAGGATATTATGAAGTTCGCTGACTTCTTGGCCAGCCGCACAGGCAAGCTACTCTGGAAATACGGCTTGGAAGGCCGCGATTACACGCTGGATGCAGACGGCAATCCGCTTGTGAAGCAAGAAGTAATCGATTTGAAAGCGAAGGACCCGAACGAAGCGAAGAAGCTCGGCTTTGACGGCGTGGGCAACAGCTGGGGCAACATTCTCGGCAGCACGGATAACGACAACACGGCCGATTTCGGTGAAGACCAATGGGGCGATAAGCTGAATCAAGGCAAGAGCAAAGGCGCGAAGGTGATCGCGGATTATTGGAACTGGGCCGACAAACGGAAGAACGCAGAAGTCATCGATGCGTATACGCCGACCTCGTTCCTGGGCGAGTTCGCGAACGGCACGGAGCTGAAGGCGGCGTTCGATAACTACAACGACAGCCTGGTTCAGGCGTATTACAGCAAGTCTGAGGACGATGCGAAGAAGATTTTGGATAACGCCTTGAAGCAGCTGAGAGCTGCCGGACTGGATGACTACCTGAAGCTGGTCGGACAGAAGAATGCCGATCCCAAAACAAAAGTGAAGTTCTAA
- the hppD gene encoding 4-hydroxyphenylpyruvate dioxygenase codes for MKKQRRVDHHVSDFFPVRGIDHIELYVGNAKQAAHYLSKGFGFRPTAYAGLETGETQKASYVLEQNRARFVVSGSLAPDHPVAEFVKRHGDGVKDIAMRIDDVEKAYREAISRGGIPVMEPREFADTDGTVTMAVIGTYGDTVHTLIDRSRYKGLFLPRYSPCELSIPHQPAGLIGFDHVVGNVERMEEWVRYYEQVMGFKQMIHFDDKDISTEYSALMSKVMFGGGRIKFPINEPASGKRKSQIQEYLDYYRGAGVQHIAVLTNDIIATVSALQRSGIEFLSTPDSYYDMLHDRVGAIDEEIAKLRELNILVDRDDEGYLLQIFTKPIVDRPTLFIEIIQRKGAVGFGEGNFKALFESIEREQARRGNL; via the coding sequence ATGAAGAAACAACGGCGCGTCGACCATCATGTTTCCGATTTTTTTCCGGTGCGGGGAATTGACCATATCGAGCTGTACGTCGGCAACGCGAAGCAGGCCGCGCACTATCTGAGCAAGGGATTCGGCTTTCGGCCGACGGCGTACGCGGGCCTCGAAACCGGCGAAACGCAGAAGGCGTCGTACGTGCTGGAGCAAAATCGAGCGCGCTTCGTCGTCAGCGGCTCGCTCGCTCCCGATCATCCGGTCGCGGAATTCGTCAAGCGGCATGGCGACGGCGTGAAGGACATCGCGATGCGGATCGACGACGTCGAGAAGGCGTACCGGGAGGCGATATCGCGCGGGGGCATCCCGGTCATGGAACCGCGGGAATTTGCCGATACGGACGGAACGGTAACGATGGCCGTCATCGGAACGTACGGGGATACCGTCCATACGCTGATCGACCGCAGCCGGTATAAGGGATTGTTTCTGCCCCGTTACTCGCCTTGCGAGCTAAGCATTCCCCATCAACCGGCGGGATTGATCGGGTTCGACCATGTCGTCGGCAACGTGGAGCGCATGGAGGAATGGGTGCGATATTACGAGCAGGTCATGGGCTTCAAGCAAATGATTCATTTCGACGACAAAGACATCTCGACGGAATATTCCGCGCTGATGTCGAAGGTCATGTTCGGCGGCGGGCGCATCAAATTTCCGATCAACGAGCCGGCGAGCGGGAAGCGCAAATCGCAGATCCAGGAATACCTGGATTATTACCGCGGCGCCGGCGTGCAGCATATCGCCGTCTTAACGAACGACATCATCGCGACGGTATCCGCCCTGCAGCGCAGCGGCATCGAGTTCTTGAGCACGCCGGACAGCTACTACGACATGCTGCACGACCGGGTAGGCGCGATCGACGAAGAGATCGCCAAGCTGCGGGAACTGAACATTTTGGTCGACCGGGACGACGAAGGGTACCTGCTGCAAATTTTCACGAAACCAATCGTGGACCGTCCCACCTTGTTCATCGAGATCATTCAGCGCAAGGGCGCCGTCGGGTTCGGCGAAGGCAATTTCAAAGCGCTGTTCGAATCGATCGAGCGGGAGCAGGCGCGCAGAGGTAATTTGTAA
- the fahA gene encoding fumarylacetoacetase yields the protein MARSFIHVDPDSHFPIQNLPYGVFRPRSGGPPRIGVAIGAYVLDLAALDLAGYFDRTAASGRAVFAQQSLNAFMALGRQAWREIRAIIGRLLDADEPALRDEEELRKAALHLQSDVELLLPAEIGDYTDFYASKAHAANVGTLFRGKDHALMPNWLHLPVGYHGRASSVVVSGTDVRRPLGQLKPPDSAVPFFGPTRQLDFELEMGWLIGTGNEQGRPIPIEEAEDHIFGLVLVNDWSARDIQAWEYQPLGPFLGKSFATSVSPWVVPLEALAPFRIPAPEQEPEPLPYLRRRNPDTFDIQLEVSLQTDAMERPERIATSNYRNLYWTIAQQIAHHASGGCNLRTGDLLASGTISGPVKESRGCMLELTWRGTEPLRLSCGEERVWLADGDRLSMTGWCRGNGFKVGFGEVAGRILPAHRLP from the coding sequence ATGGCGCGTTCGTTTATTCACGTCGATCCGGATTCGCATTTTCCGATCCAAAACCTGCCTTACGGCGTCTTCCGTCCACGCAGCGGCGGTCCGCCGCGGATCGGCGTCGCGATCGGCGCGTACGTGTTGGATCTGGCTGCGCTGGATCTGGCGGGCTACTTCGACCGGACGGCCGCGTCCGGCAGGGCCGTCTTCGCGCAGCAATCGCTCAATGCCTTCATGGCGCTTGGCCGCCAGGCTTGGCGCGAGATTCGCGCCATCATCGGGCGTCTGCTGGATGCGGACGAACCGGCATTGCGGGATGAGGAGGAGCTGCGCAAGGCTGCCTTGCATCTTCAATCCGACGTCGAGCTGCTGCTGCCCGCGGAGATCGGCGATTATACGGATTTCTACGCCTCCAAGGCGCACGCCGCGAACGTAGGCACGCTGTTTCGCGGCAAAGACCATGCGCTTATGCCGAATTGGCTGCATCTGCCCGTCGGCTATCACGGTAGAGCGAGCTCCGTCGTCGTTAGCGGCACCGATGTCCGGCGTCCGCTTGGACAGCTGAAGCCGCCCGATTCCGCCGTACCCTTCTTCGGACCAACGCGTCAATTGGATTTCGAATTGGAGATGGGCTGGCTGATCGGAACCGGGAACGAACAAGGCCGTCCGATCCCGATTGAAGAAGCCGAGGACCATATTTTCGGGCTCGTGCTGGTCAACGACTGGAGCGCGCGGGATATTCAAGCCTGGGAATACCAGCCGCTCGGCCCCTTCCTCGGGAAAAGCTTCGCCACCTCCGTCTCGCCGTGGGTCGTGCCGCTTGAAGCGCTTGCGCCGTTCCGCATTCCGGCTCCGGAGCAGGAGCCGGAGCCGCTGCCTTATTTGCGCCGGCGGAACCCGGACACGTTCGATATCCAATTGGAGGTTAGCTTGCAAACCGATGCCATGGAGCGACCGGAACGGATTGCGACGAGCAATTACCGCAATTTGTATTGGACGATCGCGCAGCAAATCGCGCATCATGCTTCAGGCGGTTGCAATTTGCGGACCGGGGATTTGCTCGCTTCCGGGACGATCAGCGGTCCGGTCAAGGAATCGCGCGGCTGCATGCTGGAGCTGACGTGGCGCGGTACCGAGCCCTTGCGATTGAGCTGCGGCGAAGAGCGGGTGTGGCTTGCGGACGGCGACCGTTTAAGCATGACCGGCTGGTGCCGGGGCAACGGCTTCAAAGTCGGATTCGGAGAAGTCGCCGGCCGCATCTTGCCGGCCCATCGATTGCCTTGA
- a CDS encoding AMP-binding protein, whose amino-acid sequence MRQKPVWYPDPAEMEKTRLFRLMQKHGFADYDAFYRKSIDDIAWFWDAVIRDLGIVWERGYDRVVDLALGVGKPSWFAGGRLNAAYNAVDKWLNDPAVSVRNAILWEGEDGSTRSITYGELAEQANRAANGFRSLGIGKGDRAAIYMPMIPETVVAMLALAKLGAIAIPVYSGYRADAAAKRMEGAGCKLLVTADGYYRHGKRIGMKEEADQAADAAVSVVRVAVVRRLGASIPWRPERDVEWTDLTSAGFSMPMRAVPMNSAEPLMLLYTSGTTGAPKGIVHTHSGFPIKAAFDAGYAMDFRPGDVMLWITDMGWMMGPFLVYAALLNAGTMVLYEGAPDYPGPDRVFGLASRHGATHLGLSPTLVRSVMKHGDACFRDCDLSSLRVIGSTGEPWNPEPWLWLFREVGKSRVPIVNYSGGTEVSGGILGNVLLKPIAPAGFNSPIPGMNADVFSRAGEPVRGEVGELVLKSPWVGMAAGFWREPGRYEKTYWSRWPDIWVHGDWAQLDDDGFWTITGRSDDTLNVAGKRLGPAEIESLLVEHPLVVEAAVIGVPDETKGEAAVCFVVTNRALPDQDAAKVLTDELVACVADRLGKAFKPKTVHLVDGLPRTRNAKVMRRVVRAAYLAIDPGDLSALENPETVEAIRRLSGKRRDPPSSG is encoded by the coding sequence ATGCGGCAGAAGCCGGTCTGGTACCCCGATCCAGCGGAGATGGAGAAAACGCGCCTGTTCCGTTTGATGCAGAAGCACGGGTTCGCCGACTATGACGCGTTCTACCGAAAGTCGATCGACGACATCGCCTGGTTCTGGGATGCGGTCATACGGGACTTGGGGATCGTTTGGGAACGCGGATACGATCGGGTTGTCGATTTGGCCTTGGGGGTCGGCAAGCCTTCGTGGTTTGCCGGCGGGCGTCTCAATGCCGCCTACAACGCGGTCGACAAATGGTTGAACGATCCGGCCGTGTCCGTCAGGAACGCGATCCTCTGGGAGGGCGAGGACGGCTCGACCCGAAGTATCACCTACGGCGAGCTCGCCGAACAGGCGAATCGCGCCGCGAACGGATTCCGCTCGCTCGGGATCGGCAAAGGCGACCGCGCGGCGATTTATATGCCGATGATTCCGGAAACCGTCGTCGCCATGCTGGCCCTTGCCAAATTAGGGGCTATCGCCATCCCCGTCTATTCCGGCTATCGCGCCGACGCGGCGGCTAAACGCATGGAAGGGGCGGGCTGCAAGCTTCTCGTGACCGCGGACGGCTACTACCGGCACGGGAAACGGATCGGCATGAAGGAAGAGGCTGACCAAGCGGCGGATGCCGCCGTCTCCGTCGTTCGCGTGGCGGTTGTCCGCCGACTGGGCGCATCGATTCCATGGCGCCCGGAGCGGGACGTGGAATGGACGGATCTGACCAGCGCCGGATTCTCTATGCCGATGCGGGCGGTGCCGATGAACAGCGCCGAACCGCTCATGCTGCTCTATACCTCTGGGACGACTGGCGCGCCGAAGGGCATCGTCCATACCCACAGCGGATTCCCGATCAAAGCGGCGTTCGACGCCGGGTACGCCATGGATTTCCGGCCCGGCGACGTCATGCTGTGGATCACCGACATGGGCTGGATGATGGGACCCTTCCTCGTATACGCCGCGCTGCTGAACGCCGGCACAATGGTGCTGTACGAAGGGGCGCCGGATTATCCCGGCCCGGACCGGGTCTTCGGCCTCGCAAGCAGGCATGGCGCGACGCATCTCGGCCTGTCTCCGACCTTGGTCCGCAGCGTCATGAAGCACGGTGACGCCTGCTTCCGGGACTGCGACTTATCTTCCCTGCGAGTGATCGGTTCTACGGGTGAGCCCTGGAATCCGGAGCCCTGGCTCTGGCTCTTCCGCGAGGTTGGCAAAAGCCGGGTGCCGATCGTCAATTATTCGGGGGGCACGGAAGTTTCGGGCGGAATTCTTGGCAACGTGCTGCTGAAGCCGATCGCGCCTGCTGGATTCAATTCCCCGATTCCGGGCATGAACGCGGACGTGTTTTCGCGCGCGGGAGAGCCGGTGAGGGGGGAGGTTGGAGAACTGGTACTGAAGAGCCCGTGGGTAGGCATGGCCGCGGGTTTTTGGCGGGAGCCCGGGCGATACGAGAAGACGTATTGGTCGCGTTGGCCCGATATTTGGGTGCACGGCGATTGGGCGCAGCTGGATGACGACGGGTTCTGGACCATCACGGGCCGCTCCGACGATACGCTCAACGTAGCCGGCAAGCGGCTCGGCCCGGCGGAAATCGAATCGCTGCTCGTCGAGCATCCGCTCGTGGTGGAAGCGGCGGTCATCGGCGTACCCGACGAGACGAAGGGGGAGGCAGCCGTTTGTTTCGTCGTGACGAACCGCGCGCTCCCGGATCAGGACGCGGCTAAAGTTCTAACGGACGAATTGGTTGCCTGCGTCGCGGACCGGCTCGGGAAAGCGTTCAAGCCGAAGACGGTTCATCTCGTGGATGGGCTGCCCCGAACAAGAAACGCCAAGGTCATGCGCAGGGTCGTTCGCGCCGCCTATTTGGCGATCGATCCGGGGGATCTGTCGGCGCTGGAAAATCCCGAAACGGTCGAGGCGATCCGGCGGTTGAGCGGCAAGCGACGCGATCCGCCCAGCAGCGGCTAA
- a CDS encoding aromatic amino acid hydroxylase yields the protein MTAMKIIPPHLEPYVAEQHYDRYTPVDHAVWRYVMRQNHHALQDKANAAFVNGLAQSGIETEKIPRVSEMNECLSRIGWGAVIVNGLIPGSVFYELLAGGILPIAAEIRKLANIEYTPAPDILHEAAGHAPILFDPEYRAYVQEIGAIGAKAFSVKEKKEAFEALRRLTIVMEDPQSTPEQRAAAKQAVEEKQRANIGMTEAEKVSRLFWATVEYGLIGEMGQPKIYGAGLLSSVGESKHCFTDAVTKLPYSVEACVASPKIVTEMQSRLFVCKSFEELNEGARSLANTMAYRVGGTASLETALRSGTTATFEFNSGIGITGIVQAILKDRNGEAVYVSTTGESALSVHRRQLQGHGREAHAKGFGTPIGLLSGDIALEACGGEALEQLGIVQGSFANLAFASGVSVSGRITGILGDDRHVHLISFAECTVAYDGKELFKKEWGAYDMAVGSRIVSAYPGAADPAAYFGAPPRQTASMALPASPLTELEELYRDVARIREANAFTEDCVQEIGRIHQTLRHSYPHDWLLRLELLELAVSAPELKMMAVPLQDELNALAQTASLTNLIRNGLAILS from the coding sequence TTGACAGCTATGAAAATCATACCGCCACATTTAGAGCCCTACGTCGCCGAGCAGCATTACGACCGGTATACGCCCGTCGATCATGCCGTATGGCGTTACGTCATGCGCCAGAATCATCATGCCCTGCAGGATAAAGCCAACGCTGCGTTCGTGAACGGGCTGGCGCAGTCCGGCATCGAAACGGAGAAAATCCCGCGCGTGTCCGAGATGAACGAATGCCTCTCGCGGATCGGATGGGGCGCGGTCATCGTGAACGGACTGATCCCGGGCTCCGTCTTTTACGAGCTGCTGGCGGGCGGGATTCTGCCGATCGCGGCGGAAATCCGAAAATTAGCGAACATCGAATACACGCCTGCGCCGGACATCCTTCACGAAGCGGCAGGGCATGCTCCGATCCTGTTCGATCCGGAATACAGGGCGTACGTGCAGGAAATCGGGGCGATTGGCGCAAAAGCCTTTTCCGTGAAGGAAAAAAAGGAAGCGTTCGAAGCGCTTCGCCGGCTGACGATCGTCATGGAGGATCCGCAATCGACGCCCGAGCAAAGAGCGGCGGCAAAGCAAGCGGTGGAGGAGAAGCAGCGGGCGAACATCGGCATGACGGAAGCGGAGAAGGTGTCCCGATTGTTCTGGGCCACGGTCGAATACGGGCTGATCGGGGAGATGGGCCAGCCGAAAATTTACGGCGCCGGATTGTTGTCGTCCGTGGGCGAAAGCAAGCACTGCTTCACGGATGCGGTAACGAAATTGCCGTACTCCGTCGAGGCGTGCGTGGCGAGCCCGAAAATCGTGACCGAGATGCAATCGCGATTATTTGTCTGCAAAAGCTTCGAGGAATTGAATGAAGGCGCAAGATCTTTGGCGAATACGATGGCATACCGGGTCGGCGGAACAGCAAGCTTGGAGACGGCGCTGCGCTCGGGAACCACGGCCACCTTCGAATTCAATTCCGGCATCGGCATCACGGGCATCGTTCAAGCCATCTTGAAGGATCGGAACGGCGAAGCGGTCTATGTGAGCACGACGGGCGAGAGCGCGCTTTCGGTTCATCGCCGCCAATTGCAAGGACATGGAAGGGAGGCGCATGCCAAAGGCTTCGGCACGCCGATCGGCTTGCTGAGCGGCGATATTGCATTGGAAGCGTGCGGCGGGGAAGCGCTAGAACAGCTGGGCATCGTCCAAGGGAGCTTCGCCAATCTTGCTTTCGCAAGTGGCGTAAGCGTTTCCGGACGTATTACCGGCATCCTCGGAGACGATCGGCACGTCCACTTGATTTCATTCGCGGAGTGTACGGTGGCGTACGACGGCAAGGAGCTGTTCAAGAAGGAGTGGGGGGCCTACGATATGGCTGTGGGCTCGCGCATCGTTTCTGCTTATCCCGGCGCGGCCGACCCCGCCGCCTACTTCGGCGCGCCCCCTCGGCAGACCGCGTCTATGGCATTGCCCGCTTCGCCATTGACCGAATTGGAAGAGCTCTATCGGGATGTTGCGCGAATTCGCGAGGCAAACGCCTTCACGGAGGACTGCGTGCAAGAGATCGGCCGCATACATCAGACGCTTCGCCATTCTTATCCCCATGATTGGCTGCTGCGTCTGGAGCTGCTTGAACTAGCCGTGTCCGCCCCCGAATTGAAGATGATGGCAGTGCCGCTGCAAGACGAATTGAATGCGCTTGCGCAGACGGCTTCTTTGACGAATCTTATCCGCAACGGCTTGGCAATTCTATCGTGA